Proteins encoded in a region of the Procambarus clarkii isolate CNS0578487 chromosome 28, FALCON_Pclarkii_2.0, whole genome shotgun sequence genome:
- the LOC123755175 gene encoding cuticle protein CP14.6-like produces the protein MKFVILSVVVAVASAAPQYAAPQAPTRYSESSEEVAILRHDFVPGDAGAYKLDVETANGIVVSQAGAPSGPEGAVVKTGQYSYTAPDGTPVVVKFVADENGYQPQSDLLPVAPEFPHPIPQFVLDQIAFAAQEDAARARAPSASYGAPQ, from the exons ATGAAGTTT GTTATCCTCTCCGTCGTTGTGGCCGTGGCCAGCGCCGCCCCCCAGTACGCCGCCCCTCAGGCACCTACCCGCTATTCAGAGTCAAGTGAAGAGGTGGCCATTCTGAGGCACGATTTTGTACCTGGGGACGCCGGCGCCTACAAGCTTGATGTGGAGACTGCCAACGGCATCGTTGTATCCCAAGCTGGCGCTCCCAGTGGCCCAGAAGGCGCTGTGGTCAAGACCGGACAGTATTC CTACACTGCTCCTGACGGCACTCCcgttgttgtgaagttcgttgCCGACGAGAACGGCTACCAGCCCCAGTCTGACCTGCTGCCAGTGGCTCCTGAGTTCCCCCACCCAATCCCTCAGTTCGTGCTGGACCAGATCGCCTTCGCCGCTCAGGAGGACGCTGCCCGCGCCCGTGCTCCTTCTGCCAGCTATGGCGCCCCGCAGTAG
- the LOC138369386 gene encoding cuticle protein CP14.6-like, with product MKFVILSVVVAVASAAPQYAAPQAPTRYSESSEEVAILRHDFVPGDAGAYKLDVETANGIVVSQAGAPSGPEGAVVKTGQYSYTAPDGTPVVVKFVADENGYQPQSDLLPVAPEFPHPIPQFVLDQIAFAAQEDAARARAPSASYGAPQ from the exons ATGAAGTTT GTTATCCTCTCCGTCGTTGTGGCCGTGGCCAGCGCCGCCCCCCAGTACGCCGCCCCTCAGGCACCTACCCGCTATTCAGAGTCAAGTGAAGAGGTGGCCATTCTGAGGCACGATTTTGTACCTGGGGACGCCGGCGCCTACAAGCTTGATGTGGAGACTGCCAACGGCATCGTTGTATCCCAAGCTGGCGCTCCCAGTGGCCCAGAGGGCGCTGTGGTCAAGACCGGACAGTATTC CTACACTGCTCCTGACGGCACTCCCGTTGTGGTGAAGTTCGTCGCCGACGAGAACGGCTACCAGCCCCAGTCTGACCTGCTGCCAGTGGCTCCTGAGTTCCCCCACCCAATCCCTCAGTTCGTGCTGGACCAGATCGCCTTCGCGGCTCAGGAGGACGCTGCCCGCGCCCGTGCTCCTTCTGCCAGCTATGGCGCCCCTCAGTAA
- the LOC123754943 gene encoding cuticle protein CP14.6, with product MKFMVLAVVVAVASAAPQYAAPQAPTRYSESSEEVAILRHDFVPGDAGAYKLDVETANGIVVSQAGAPSGPEGAVVKTGQYSYTAPDGTPVVVKFVADENGYQPQSDLLPVAPEFPHPIPQFVLDQIAFAAQEDAAAARGKSGPSASYGPPL from the exons ATGAAGTTT ATGGTTCTCGCCGTCGTTGTGGCCGTGGCCAGCGCCGCCCCCCAGTACGCCGCCCCTCAGGCACCTACCCGCTATTCAGAGTCAAGTGAAGAGGTGGCCATTCTGAGGCACGATTTTGTACCTGGGGACGCCGGCGCCTACAAGCTTGATGTGGAGACTGCCAACGGCATCGTTGTATCCCAAGCTGGCGCTCCCAGTGGCCCTGAGGGCGCTGTGGTCAAGACCGGACAGTATTC CTACACTGCACCTGACGGCACTCCCGTCGTTGTGAAGTTCGTCGCCGACGAGAACGGCTACCAGCCCCAGTCTGACCTGCTGCCAGTGGCTCCTGAGTTCCCCCACCCAATCCCCCAGTTCGTGCTGGACCAGATCGCCTTCGCCGCTCAGGAGGACGCTGCCGCCGCTCGCGGCAAGTCGGGTCCTTCTGCTAGCTACGGTCCTCCACTGTAA
- the LOC123754942 gene encoding cuticle protein CP14.6-like produces the protein MKFIIFAVVVAVASAAPQYAAPQAPTRYAESSEEVAILRHDFVPGDAGAYKLDVETANGIVLSQAGSPDGPEGAVVKAGQYSYTAPDGTPVVVKFVADENGYQPQSDLLPVAPEFPHPIPQFVLDQITKAAEEDAAAARGKSSAPSASYGAPN, from the exons ATGAAGTTT ATCATCTTCGCCGTCGTTGTGGCCGTGGCCAGCGCCGCCCCCCAGTACGCCGCCCCTCAGGCACCTACCCGCTATGCAGAGTCAAGTGAAGAGGTGGCCATTCTGAGGCACGACTTTGTACCTGGGGACGCCGGCGCCTACAAGCTTGACGTGGAGACTGCCAACGGCATCGTTTTATCCCAGGCTGGCTCTCCTGACGGTCCAGAGGGCGCTGTTGTCAAGGCTGGGCAGTATTC CTACACTGCTCCTGACGGCACTCCCGTCGTTGTAAAGTTCGTCGCCGACGAGAACGGCTACCAGCCCCAGTCTGACCTGCTGCCAGTGGCTCCTGAGTTCCCCCACCCAATCCCCCAGTTCGTGCTGGACCAGATCACTAAAGCTGCTGAGGAAGACGCTGCCGCCGCTCGCGGGAAGTCTTCTGCTCCCTCCGCCAGCTACGGTGCTCCAAACTAA
- the LOC138369527 gene encoding cuticle protein CP14.6-like, translated as MKSVILAVVVAVAAAAPQYGAPQAPTRYGGSSEEVPIIRHDFVQGDYGGYKLDVETGNGIVVSEAGAPGASGAIASSGSYSYTAPDGTPVLVKFVADENGYQPQSDLLPVAPAFPHPIPQFVLDQIAFAAAEDAAAARGKSSGPSASYGPPQ; from the exons ATGAAGTCT GTAATTCTCGCCGTCGTTGTGGCCGTGGCCGCCGCCGCCCCCCAGTACGGCGCCCCTCAGGCTCCTACCCGCTACGGTGGCTCCAGCGAGGAGGTGCCCATTATCAGACACGATTTTGTGCAGGGGGATTATGGCGGCTACAAACTTGACGTGGAGACTGGCAACGGCATCGTGGTGTCAGAAGCTGGCGCTCCAGGAGCCTCTGGTGCTATCGCCAGCTCTGGCTCTTACTC CTACACTGCTCCTGACGGCACTCCCGTCCTCGTTAAGTTCGTCGCCGACGAGAACGGCTACCAGCCCCAGTCTGACCTGCTGCCAGTGGCTCCTGCCTTCCCCCACCCAATCCCCCAGTTCGTGCTGGACCAGATCGCCTTCGCTGCTGCAGAAGACGCTGCCGCCGCCCGCGGCAAGTCCTCTGGTCCCTCCGCCAGCTATGGTCCTCCCCAGTAA
- the LOC138369387 gene encoding LOW QUALITY PROTEIN: cuticle protein CP14.6-like (The sequence of the model RefSeq protein was modified relative to this genomic sequence to represent the inferred CDS: deleted 1 base in 1 codon) — protein sequence MKSVILAVVVAVAAAAPQYGAPQAPTRYGGSSEEVPIIRHDFVQGDYGGYKLDVETGNGIVVSEAGAPGASGAIASSGSYSYTAPDGTPVLVKFVADENGYQPQSDLLPVAPAFPHPIPQFVLDQIAFAAAEDAAAARGKSSGPSASYGPPQ from the exons ATGAAGTCT GTAATTCTCGCCGTCGTTGTGGCCGTGGCCGCCGCCGCCCCCCAGTACGGCGCCCCTCAGGCTCCTACCCGCTACGGTGGCTCCAGCGAGGAGGTGCCCATTATCAGACACGATTTTGTGCAGGGGGATTACGGCGGCTACAAACTTGACGTGGAGACTGGCAACGGCATCGTGGTGTCAGAAGCTGGCGCTCCAGGAGCCTCTGGTGCCATCGCCAGCTCTGGCTCTTACTC CTACACTGCTCCTGACGGCACTCCCGTCCTCGTTAAGTTCGTCGCCGACGAGAACGGCTACCAGCCCCAGTCTGACCTGCTGCCAGTGGCTCCTGCCTTCCCCCATCCAATCCCCCAGTTCGTGCTGGACCAGATCGCCTTCGCT GCTGCAGAAGACGCTGCCGCCGCCCGCGGCAAGTCCTCTGGTCCCTCCGCCAGCTATGGTCCTCCCCAGTAA